DNA sequence from the Abditibacteriota bacterium genome:
CTTCATCATCTCCGGCAAGGAGGGCCAGCTGCTGTGCGACATAGGCAGCGGCGAATACACCCGCCAGTATTTTCAGAGAGACACCAGATACGGCTTTTTGTGCAACTCCTCGGAGGGGCATTCGGTGCCCGTCATAGACGGCTGCTATCAGAAGGCCGGCAGGGAATACACCGGCACCCTGACCTATGAGGGCGGTTCCCGGGCGGAGCTGGAGATAGCCGGGGCCTACGGTCTGGAGCAGCTCACCGGGCTCAGCCGCAGCTTTGAATGGACCGACAGCTCTGTGACGGTCAGGGACTCCTTCCGGGGCTCCTTCCGGAGCGTCACGGAGCGGTTCGTCACCCTCCTGAAACCCCGCTTTGAAAACGGGACCCTGTACGTTGGCAGCCTGAAAGCTCAGGTCCCGGACTGCGCCATATCCGTCCGCGAGCACCGTCTCCACAACCATTCCGGCATCAGGAACAACAAGGAGCCTGTATATCTCATCGACATACCTCTGGCGGAGGGACAGACAGAATTTGCCATTACTTTTGAGGTGACCGCATGAAACGCAACACTTACACAGACCCCCGGGTCTTTCTGGAACAGAACGCCGCTCTCGGCGCGGGCATACCCTACACCGAGGACCTGTCCGTCCTGAAGCAGAGCCTGACCGTGGGCTCCTGCGTCATTCCCAACAGACTGTGCTGCCAGCCCATGGAGAGCTGCAGCGCCCTGCCCGACAACACCCCCGACGAGATCACTCTGCGGCATTACAGGATGTTTGCCGAGGGAGGCGCCGGCCTGGTATGGCTGGAGGCCACCGCGGTGCTGCCGGAGGCGAAGGCCAACTCCTTCCAGCTCTACATCTGCAAGGACAACGTGGACAGCTACAAGCGCACTGTGGAAGAGATAAAAAAAGCCGGCCTGAAGCGCAACGGCTACGAGCCTGTGGTGGTGCTGCAGCTCACCCATTCCGGCAGATATTCCAAGCCCTCGGGCCTGCCGGAGCCCATCATAGCCTACACCAATCCCGTGTGGGAAAAGGACAAGCCCGTCTCCCCGGACAGGATCGCCACCGACGAGTATCTGGACCGGGTCCGGGACGCTCTGGTGGAGGGCGCTGCCCTGGCGGAGGAAGCCGGCTTTGACGGCGTGGACATCAAGTGCTGCCACGGCTATCTCCTGAGCGAGCTGCTGTCCGCCTACCACCGGGAAGGGCGCTACGGAGGCAGCCTGGAAAACAGGAGCCGCCTCTTCAGAGAGTCGGTCAGCGGCGCCATGGAGGTCACGGACAAGACCTTTGTCACGGTCCGCATGAACGCCTTTGACGCCATCCCCTACCCCTGGGGCTTCGGCATGAAGCAGGACGGCAGCAACGAATTTGACCCCGCGGAGGCCG
Encoded proteins:
- a CDS encoding flavin oxidoreductase/NADH oxidase, producing MKRNTYTDPRVFLEQNAALGAGIPYTEDLSVLKQSLTVGSCVIPNRLCCQPMESCSALPDNTPDEITLRHYRMFAEGGAGLVWLEATAVLPEAKANSFQLYICKDNVDSYKRTVEEIKKAGLKRNGYEPVVVLQLTHSGRYSKPSGLPEPIIAYTNPVWEKDKPVSPDRIATDEYLDRVRDALVEGAALAEEAGFDGVDIKCCHGYLLSELLSAYHREGRYGGSLENRSRLFRESVSGAMEVTDKTFVTVRMNAFDAIPYPWGFGMKQDGSNEFDPAEAAWILRELAKSGVELANITVGNPYVIPHVNRPFFKGGYEPEEHPLTNVADILGATARLKELVPSVKLVCSGLSYLGVAAAGVAAAMIGKGAFDMAGFGRQTFAYPDFAADILTKGGMDPRKICLCCSKCTDIMRTGSPAGCPVRDQEVYLPIYKEKVRG